The following proteins come from a genomic window of Pichia kudriavzevii chromosome 1, complete sequence:
- a CDS encoding uncharacterized protein (PKUD0A00750; similar to Saccharomyces cerevisiae YKR068C (BET3); ancestral locus Anc_5.649), whose translation MSKGTSKQNSRVKQIGEDIWKTQTTKINSELFTLTYGSIVAQLCREQGYNYTKVNEILYEMGDNIGVRLIDELLSKANLERCTSFKETAEIITKIGFKMFLNIVPNITYWSADGRTFQMVLPENPLADFVELPDDGDDIENDCNQELSINEQLSNLNIENESGGEIKRRKGLARKDLWYSNILCGVLHGALEMVQLDCQVTFVSDVLRGDPSTEIRVKLLQILKDEIPDGDE comes from the coding sequence ATGAGTAAAGGTACTAGCAAACAAAACAGCCGAGTGAAACAAATCGGGGAAGatatttggaaaactcAAACAACGAAAATCAACAGTGAGTTGTTCACGTTGACTTACGGATCAATCGTTGCGCAATTATGCCGTGAACAAGGATATAATTATACGAAAGTGAATGAGATTCTTTATGAAATGGGTGATAATATTGGTGTCCGGTTAATAGATGAATTGCTTAGTAAGGCAAATCTAGAAAGGTGTACAagtttcaaagaaactGCTGAAATAATTACGAAAATTGGATTCAAAATGTTCCTTAATATAGTGCCAAACATTACGTATTGGAGTGCTGACGGGCGTACATTCCAAATGGTATTGCCTGAAAACCCATTAGCCGACTTTGTTGAGTTACCGGACGATGGTGATGACATTGAGAATGATTGTAATCAAGAGTTATCAATCAATGAGCAACTCTctaatttgaatattgaaaatgaaagtgGTGGGGAAATCAAGAGACGTAAAGGATTAGCTCGCAAAGACTTATGGTACAGCAATATACTCTGTGGAGTCTTACACGGTGCTCTTGAGATGGTCCAACTAGACTGTCAGGTGACTTTTGTAAGTGATGTCTTACGTGGAGATCCAAGCACAGAGATTCGTGTTAAACTCCTACAGATACTAAAGGATGAAATACCGGACGGTGACGAATAG
- a CDS encoding uncharacterized protein (PKUD0A00747) translates to MALIYSIAMSQAQIYRAQALLGKITGLNAEDKRASIAWIVSNFEALLEFKSKLKSSSNFKNKLQIQVFITNKLTVGTLQKCDEDNNQVKPLSDLNVVFEDGDVTGFLSSLPNMKKIRNTVWNDTNNLDWQKRIGTQNHNVNTLDSIRIEGLDGIPIKEYIDTLNKNTADSNIEKKR, encoded by the coding sequence ATGGCtttgatttattcaatAGCTATGAGCCAAGCGCAAATATACAGAGCTCAGGCCTTGCTTGGCAAAATAACCGGATTGAATGCTGAGGACAAAAGAGCTTCTATTGCCTGGATAGTGTCAAATTTTGAGGCATTGTTAGAATTCAAGAGTAAGCTAAAAAGTTCGTCAAACtttaaaaacaaactaCAGATTCAAGTCTTTATTACCAACAAGCTAACAGTTGGAACTCTGCAGAAATGTGATGAGGATAATAATCAAGTTAAACCTTTAAGTGATTTGAATGTTGTTTTCGAGGATGGTGATGTAACCGGATTCCTTTCTTCACTACCCAATATGAAAAAGATCCGAAACACAGTTTGGAATGATACAAATAACCTAGACTGGCAAAAACGTATCGGAACTCAAAATCACAACGTAAATACCTTGGATTCCATCAGGATCGAAGGGCTGGACGGCATCCCAATTAAAGAATATATAGATActttaaataaaaataccGCTGACAGTAATAtcgagaaaaaaagatag